The following coding sequences are from one Bradyrhizobium sp. WSM471 window:
- a CDS encoding TrlF family AAA-like ATPase, producing MGDTSQRLSRGSVWHRWEPHIHAPGTVLSDQYPKKDSWELYLNALEAVSPPLSAIGVTDYCIPRSYERVKAFKEKGRLRGCELLFPNIELRLNTGTVKGNFVNVHLLVNPEDPHHLTELHRFLSRLSFVAFDDKFACTESDLRRLGARADPGKSNEEAALQHGCLQFKVSREDLLEVYRDMKWAQSNILIAVAGNADGTSGVKEASDNVLRREMEKAAHAIFAGSLKQRDFWLGYGAASLDELRRDYNGPKPCLWGSDAHSLDRVGKPDESRFCWIKGQPTFDALLQACIDPERAYVGEVPPSPAMESQVIDEVHIANAPWAITPRIPLNSGLVAIIGARGAGKTALADIIATGCGSYVPSSERPSFLARAHEYLSGATVSLNWRGQQGPTRSLLDFPIDLSADAHPRARYLSQQFVEDLCSIEGMPSLIREIERVIFEAHPALERDGAADFDELLDNRASTYHDTRVREATALAGISDQIAIEMEKTKQVSVVSAHIAEKEKLIARYQGDRVSLLPKTQSKASDRLQQVLSAAETVRGNIRYFSNQQTSLAGVNSDVRDLRQNRAPAALRSMQEQHQRAGITPEDWKRFLLDYTGDVSSVVDQKSKEVSQNLASWKGSSPRRPVQDDGAFVTDNARLDHLSLAVLDAEAERLGRLVAADKVTADRLAAILKRLADENVSLQKLKEKLADCTGAKQRAEELVSLRDKGYTRVFDAILDEESVLTELYAPLTKRLAAAGGTLAKLSFTVSRVVNVRGWATRGESLFDKRGGPFKGIGTLEREANTLLAQAWHRGNSADVSGAMSAFIERHVPSLLEDAPYPKSDTSNYRAWSKRFAQWLYSTDHISIEYGIKYDGIDIHKLSPGTRGIVLVLLYLALDDGDDRPLIIDQPEENLDPKSIYDELVPLFQSAKSRRQVILVTHNANLVVNTDADQIIVAKVGAHPGNGLPPITYYAGGLEEESMRRIVCDILEGGDRAFRDRARRLRIGLNR from the coding sequence ATGGGGGATACTTCACAGCGGCTCAGCCGTGGCTCTGTCTGGCATCGGTGGGAGCCCCACATTCACGCGCCCGGGACAGTTCTATCGGATCAATATCCTAAGAAGGACAGTTGGGAACTCTATTTGAATGCCCTTGAGGCTGTTTCGCCGCCCCTGAGCGCGATTGGCGTGACGGATTACTGCATCCCCAGGTCATACGAACGCGTGAAGGCGTTCAAGGAAAAAGGACGTCTTAGGGGATGCGAACTGCTGTTCCCAAACATCGAACTTCGTCTGAATACCGGGACCGTCAAGGGCAATTTTGTCAACGTGCATCTGCTGGTCAATCCAGAAGACCCCCATCACTTAACGGAGCTTCATCGATTTTTGAGCCGTCTATCGTTTGTCGCTTTCGACGACAAATTTGCCTGCACTGAAAGTGACCTTAGGCGGCTCGGGGCGCGCGCGGACCCCGGCAAAAGCAATGAAGAGGCCGCACTTCAGCACGGCTGTCTACAGTTCAAGGTATCCCGAGAAGACCTTCTGGAAGTCTATCGGGACATGAAATGGGCGCAGAGTAATATACTCATTGCTGTAGCGGGCAACGCTGACGGAACGTCCGGCGTAAAGGAAGCATCTGACAATGTTTTGCGCCGGGAGATGGAGAAAGCTGCTCACGCAATCTTTGCCGGTAGTCTCAAGCAGCGGGATTTTTGGCTCGGGTATGGAGCAGCAAGTCTCGATGAGCTTCGACGTGACTACAACGGTCCCAAGCCGTGCCTTTGGGGCTCTGATGCTCATTCGCTCGACCGCGTAGGAAAGCCGGACGAAAGCCGTTTCTGCTGGATAAAGGGCCAGCCGACGTTTGATGCTCTACTGCAGGCCTGCATTGATCCTGAGCGCGCTTACGTTGGTGAGGTGCCTCCGTCGCCCGCCATGGAATCTCAGGTGATTGATGAGGTTCATATCGCGAATGCTCCGTGGGCGATAACCCCAAGAATACCGTTGAATTCTGGCCTTGTAGCCATCATCGGTGCCCGCGGCGCGGGCAAGACTGCGCTCGCAGACATAATAGCGACGGGATGCGGCTCTTATGTTCCGTCATCGGAACGCCCGTCGTTTTTGGCTAGAGCCCACGAATACCTATCTGGAGCGACCGTCTCTCTAAACTGGAGAGGGCAGCAAGGGCCGACACGCAGTTTGCTGGACTTTCCAATTGATCTTTCGGCCGACGCCCATCCACGTGCTCGTTATCTGTCTCAACAGTTTGTTGAAGATCTTTGCTCAATCGAGGGAATGCCAAGTCTCATAAGAGAGATAGAGCGAGTCATCTTCGAAGCCCATCCAGCGCTTGAGCGCGATGGAGCCGCAGATTTCGACGAATTACTCGACAATCGCGCGTCGACTTATCACGATACCCGTGTTCGCGAAGCCACTGCTTTGGCTGGGATCTCAGATCAAATAGCCATTGAGATGGAGAAGACCAAACAAGTTTCCGTCGTATCTGCGCATATCGCTGAAAAAGAAAAGCTAATCGCGCGCTATCAAGGAGATCGTGTCAGTCTCCTGCCCAAGACGCAGAGTAAGGCTTCCGACCGCCTCCAGCAGGTGCTCTCTGCGGCTGAAACCGTGAGAGGAAACATCCGATACTTCTCTAACCAGCAAACCTCGTTGGCTGGCGTAAATTCAGATGTTCGGGATTTGCGACAGAACCGCGCTCCCGCGGCGCTTCGATCGATGCAAGAGCAACATCAGCGCGCTGGAATAACGCCTGAAGATTGGAAGCGATTCCTCTTGGACTATACCGGCGATGTGAGCTCTGTTGTCGATCAGAAGTCGAAGGAGGTTTCGCAAAATCTAGCTAGTTGGAAAGGGTCGTCTCCAAGGAGGCCCGTTCAAGACGACGGAGCCTTTGTCACTGACAATGCCAGGCTTGATCATTTATCGCTCGCAGTGCTTGACGCTGAGGCGGAGAGGCTAGGAAGGCTCGTCGCAGCAGATAAAGTCACCGCTGACCGGCTCGCCGCCATCTTAAAGCGGCTTGCGGACGAGAATGTCTCACTGCAAAAGCTCAAAGAGAAGCTCGCGGATTGTACAGGAGCGAAGCAGCGCGCCGAAGAACTGGTATCTTTGCGTGACAAAGGTTACACGCGTGTATTCGATGCAATCTTAGATGAAGAGAGTGTTCTTACCGAGTTATATGCTCCGCTGACGAAACGTCTCGCAGCCGCCGGGGGGACGTTGGCAAAGCTTTCCTTCACGGTTTCGCGGGTGGTGAATGTAAGGGGTTGGGCCACACGCGGCGAGAGTTTGTTCGATAAGCGAGGCGGGCCTTTCAAAGGAATAGGGACCCTAGAAAGGGAGGCGAATACGCTTCTTGCTCAAGCTTGGCATAGAGGTAACTCAGCCGATGTATCAGGGGCTATGAGTGCATTTATCGAGAGACATGTGCCTTCTTTGTTGGAAGACGCGCCCTACCCGAAGAGTGATACTTCGAATTATCGAGCTTGGAGTAAGCGGTTTGCGCAATGGTTATACAGCACCGATCACATCTCGATCGAATACGGCATCAAATACGATGGAATTGACATTCATAAACTGTCGCCTGGAACTCGTGGGATAGTCTTAGTTCTACTTTATCTAGCCCTAGACGACGGTGACGATAGGCCTTTGATAATAGATCAACCGGAAGAGAATCTTGATCCAAAGTCGATCTACGACGAACTCGTTCCACTATTTCAGTCGGCCAAGAGCCGACGTCAGGTCATTCTCGTCACCCACAATGCCAATTTGGTAGTCAATACCGATGCGGACCAGATAATTGTCGCGAAGGTGGGCGCTCATCCGGGGAATGGATTGCCGCCAATCACCTACTATGCTGGGGGGCTCGAAGAAGAATCTATGAGGAGAATAGTTTGCGATATTCTAGAGGGAGGCGATCGCGCCTTCCGAGATCGTGCGCGGCGACTGCGGATCGGGCTGAATCGCTGA